From a region of the Fervidicoccaceae archaeon genome:
- the narH gene encoding nitrate reductase subunit beta, translating to MKVRAQISMVMNLDKCLGCHTCSVTCKTTWTNRRGAEYMWWNNVETRPGVGYPQKWEDQEKWKGGWKLENGDLKLRVGGRTSRLLRIFYNPWMPSIDDYYEPWSYTYEKLIEAKENEKPLAEVRSSITQKPLTLERGPNWDDDLAGSPKFASSDPNLEEGMRLEYERIFMFYLPRICNHCLNPSCVAACPSGAMYKREEDGIVLVDQSRCRGWRYCISACPYKKVYYNWNTHKAEKCILCYPRIETGLPTVCAETCVGRMRYMGLLLYDAERIREAASAEESALLKSQLSIILDPNDPKIEEEALNQGIWKDWLESAKKSPVFKMVKEWKIAFPLHPEYRTLPMVFYIPPLSPILRIFEGEELGELEPEDIFPNVRNMRIPVAYLAKMFAAGDEDSVRKAIEKLIAVRAYMRSISLGRPNLNVLSEVGLSEKDAREMYRLLAVAKYEDRFVVPKAHREQSLKASIEQGYAGLDELR from the coding sequence ATGAAAGTGAGAGCTCAAATATCGATGGTTATGAACCTGGACAAGTGTCTTGGCTGTCATACATGCAGCGTAACATGTAAGACAACATGGACGAACAGAAGGGGAGCAGAGTATATGTGGTGGAACAATGTAGAGACAAGGCCAGGAGTGGGGTACCCACAGAAATGGGAAGATCAGGAGAAATGGAAGGGGGGATGGAAGCTCGAAAATGGAGATCTCAAGCTCAGAGTAGGTGGAAGGACATCAAGGCTCCTCAGGATATTCTACAATCCTTGGATGCCTAGCATTGATGACTACTATGAGCCGTGGAGCTATACATACGAAAAACTCATAGAAGCGAAGGAAAATGAGAAGCCTCTCGCTGAGGTCAGATCCTCTATAACTCAGAAGCCTCTTACTTTGGAGAGAGGTCCAAATTGGGATGACGATCTGGCAGGATCACCCAAATTTGCATCTTCTGACCCAAATTTGGAGGAAGGTATGAGGCTGGAGTACGAAAGAATCTTCATGTTCTATCTTCCAAGAATATGCAATCACTGCCTCAATCCCTCCTGCGTAGCAGCCTGCCCTTCTGGTGCTATGTACAAGAGAGAGGAAGACGGTATAGTTCTCGTGGATCAGAGCAGGTGTAGAGGATGGAGATACTGCATCTCAGCATGTCCATACAAAAAGGTCTACTATAACTGGAACACACATAAGGCGGAGAAATGCATACTTTGCTATCCAAGAATAGAGACAGGCCTCCCCACTGTTTGTGCTGAGACCTGTGTTGGGAGAATGAGGTACATGGGGCTTCTCTTATATGATGCAGAGAGAATAAGGGAGGCAGCTTCTGCAGAGGAAAGCGCTCTCCTGAAATCGCAACTGAGCATAATCCTTGATCCTAACGACCCGAAGATAGAAGAGGAAGCACTAAATCAAGGCATTTGGAAAGACTGGTTGGAATCTGCTAAAAAATCTCCAGTATTCAAGATGGTAAAAGAGTGGAAAATCGCCTTTCCCCTTCATCCTGAGTACAGAACGCTTCCAATGGTATTCTATATTCCTCCACTGAGCCCAATTCTCAGGATTTTCGAAGGAGAAGAGCTTGGAGAGCTCGAACCAGAGGACATTTTCCCAAATGTTAGGAATATGAGAATCCCAGTTGCCTATTTAGCAAAGATGTTCGCAGCAGGTGATGAGGATTCTGTTCGCAAAGCAATCGAGAAATTGATCGCCGTAAGAGCATATATGAGGAGCATCTCTCTTGGGAGACCAAACCTGAATGTGCTAAGTGAGGTCGGGCTAAGTGAGAAAGATGCGAGAGAGATGTACAGGCTTTTGGCAGTTGCTAAATACGAAGATAGATTTGTTGTACCAAAGGCTCACAGAGAACAGTCACTGAAAGCATCAATTGAGCAGGGGTATGCTGGATTAGATGAGCTGAGGTAG
- the narI gene encoding respiratory nitrate reductase subunit gamma: MLESSILASILWVILPYVVVMTFIIGNIYRYVFSQQSWSSRSSEIFEERLLRIGGQLFHYGLLLVIFGHILGLFIPPSITAALGISDEEYHMIAIAMGGTAGGAALLGSLILLWRRLADPRVRATSSSSDTLILILIVLTMMFGEFNTVVYSALHGPYDYRSTIAPWIRSLFYSPNPSLMTSVPLTYKIHIFLAYLVFFMWPFSRLVHVWSVPIFYLRRPWILYRRLERYE, translated from the coding sequence TTGCTAGAAAGTAGCATTTTGGCATCGATTCTCTGGGTCATTTTGCCATATGTAGTCGTAATGACATTCATTATTGGAAATATATACAGATATGTATTTTCACAGCAGTCATGGTCCTCCAGATCAAGTGAAATATTCGAGGAAAGACTTCTGCGAATTGGTGGACAGCTCTTTCACTACGGCTTGCTGCTTGTCATCTTTGGCCACATCCTTGGGCTGTTCATTCCTCCTAGCATTACTGCTGCTTTGGGCATCAGCGATGAGGAGTACCACATGATAGCTATAGCCATGGGCGGAACAGCAGGAGGAGCAGCACTTCTCGGGAGCTTGATACTTCTTTGGAGAAGACTAGCAGATCCAAGAGTCAGGGCAACCAGCAGCAGCTCAGATACTCTGATTCTTATCTTAATAGTTCTTACAATGATGTTTGGGGAATTCAACACTGTAGTTTATAGCGCACTGCATGGTCCCTATGACTACAGAAGCACAATTGCTCCCTGGATCAGATCCCTATTTTACAGCCCAAACCCATCACTAATGACAAGTGTTCCCCTAACATATAAAATCCACATTTTTCTTGCTTACCTTGTCTTTTTCATGTGGCCTTTCTCCAGGCTAGTTCATGTATGGAGCGTTCCCATATTCTATCTGCGTAGGCCATGGATACTCTACAGGAGGCTGGAGAGATATGAATAG
- the narJ gene encoding nitrate reductase molybdenum cofactor assembly chaperone, whose product MKQEFEDSFRFFEVVGKLLEYPDTAFFESIHEAEKAIGKFPSRTTILEKIVLFRKEISALDLYQLQELYSKTFDFSADSTLNISYYFSGDSNDRGRVLAYFSSFYRKAGEDPPKDDLPDSVPHLLKLISQHPELFQEIVALLAVSLRKIAEALKENPYRNVIEAIEIAIEDLAFNWKKCA is encoded by the coding sequence TTGAAGCAAGAATTTGAGGATAGCTTTAGGTTCTTTGAAGTCGTGGGAAAGCTCCTGGAATATCCTGATACTGCCTTTTTTGAGTCAATCCATGAAGCAGAAAAAGCAATAGGAAAATTCCCAAGCAGAACCACGATACTGGAGAAAATTGTGCTATTTAGAAAAGAAATTTCAGCACTGGATCTTTATCAGCTGCAAGAGCTCTACTCTAAGACATTTGACTTCTCAGCAGATTCTACGCTGAATATATCGTATTATTTTTCTGGAGATTCCAATGATAGAGGAAGAGTACTAGCCTATTTTTCCTCCTTCTATAGGAAAGCAGGAGAAGATCCTCCTAAGGATGATTTGCCAGATAGCGTTCCCCATCTTCTCAAGCTAATCTCGCAACATCCAGAGCTGTTCCAGGAGATAGTGGCTCTTCTGGCAGTCTCTCTGCGCAAAATAGCAGAAGCCCTCAAAGAAAATCCTTATAGGAACGTCATCGAGGCAATAGAAATAGCAATTGAAGATCTAGCATTTAATTGGAAAAAGTGTGCATAG
- a CDS encoding radical SAM protein: MFDPWNGELCTCPRKYSLNPYTGCSFSCLYCYAKSYIGKKPSIPKRNFILLLERAVPKLDYRLPVNLGTSSDPYPKEEEAYELTRASLKILVENKFRVLITTKGGKLMLRDLDIMLRGKIAVTPTVTTMRSEIARKIEPGAPDPSERVEAMKALSSKGVPVGARIDPIIPGINDDEEELRELVDILASAGARLIITSTYKAKQLDFRDLAEAFPEMENKWRKIYFEEGERIGPYRYLRREIREKMLMPVVQEARRLGLEYATCREGLTAREFFNSRSCDGTHLAE, from the coding sequence ATTTTCGATCCATGGAATGGAGAACTCTGCACATGTCCCAGAAAGTACTCACTTAATCCATATACAGGTTGCTCTTTTTCCTGCCTTTACTGCTATGCCAAGAGCTACATAGGCAAAAAACCCAGCATACCAAAGAGAAACTTCATTCTTCTCCTGGAGAGGGCCGTTCCGAAGCTGGATTATAGACTTCCAGTGAACTTAGGCACAAGCAGCGATCCCTATCCAAAAGAGGAGGAAGCTTATGAATTGACCAGAGCTTCTCTGAAAATACTCGTCGAAAACAAGTTCAGGGTGCTAATAACTACAAAGGGAGGAAAGCTAATGCTCAGAGACTTAGACATAATGCTTAGAGGGAAGATCGCTGTAACGCCTACGGTTACAACCATGAGAAGTGAAATTGCCAGGAAAATCGAGCCTGGTGCTCCCGATCCATCGGAGAGAGTCGAAGCTATGAAAGCTCTGAGCTCAAAAGGGGTGCCCGTGGGGGCAAGGATAGATCCTATAATACCTGGAATCAACGATGATGAGGAGGAGCTGAGGGAGCTTGTAGATATCTTGGCAAGCGCCGGAGCAAGACTCATAATAACTTCTACATACAAGGCAAAGCAGCTTGATTTCAGAGATCTAGCAGAGGCGTTTCCTGAAATGGAAAATAAATGGAGAAAAATATACTTTGAGGAAGGGGAGAGAATAGGTCCATATAGGTACTTGAGAAGGGAGATTAGGGAAAAGATGCTGATGCCTGTGGTTCAAGAAGCAAGAAGGCTAGGACTTGAGTACGCTACATGCAGGGAGGGGCTTACTGCAAGAGAATTCTTCAATTCTAGAT
- a CDS encoding MFS transporter produces MSEDGVRISGTQRRALIAGTTAFFGGFAAVALFNITAKTLSETLNLSLLQIGWLVAIPTLTGSLMRIPFGAMVDRYGGRRIILLQLLLALIGMIGLLLSIGAIMNRSITSSTLGYALLMFFGAVAGIGISVFSSGIAYVSYWFPQRKQGYALGFYAGIGNTAPGIFTGILPYAVASLGLLGSYAAWMLILIVVILIFFFTGKDPYYFQLLKKYNRERAIEEARKLGQELIPTGSARESLMKASKLFRTWIFVILYFTSFGGFLALTSWLPTYWQKLFSLPSSQAGLISGILFSLLASLIRVAGGWTSDRAGGERVAVLSFTVILLGSTIMMLSASFSICLVGILVLAFGMGFANASTFKMIPKYVPEAIGGATGWVGGLGALGGLLLPPAMAWFAQEFGTRGYSLGFSTFVVLSAISLILSFMVFKLARK; encoded by the coding sequence ATGTCTGAGGATGGAGTTAGGATAAGTGGGACTCAAAGAAGGGCACTTATAGCTGGAACAACAGCATTCTTTGGAGGTTTTGCAGCAGTAGCACTTTTTAACATAACAGCAAAGACCCTTTCCGAGACACTGAACCTATCTCTCCTGCAAATAGGATGGCTTGTAGCCATACCAACACTGACAGGCTCACTAATGAGGATTCCATTTGGAGCGATGGTTGATCGATATGGAGGAAGAAGGATTATTTTACTTCAGCTACTTCTTGCACTTATAGGTATGATAGGGCTTCTCCTTTCCATCGGAGCTATAATGAATAGATCAATCACATCAAGCACTCTTGGATATGCTCTGCTCATGTTTTTCGGCGCCGTTGCAGGAATAGGAATCTCAGTCTTCTCCTCTGGAATAGCCTATGTATCCTACTGGTTTCCTCAGAGAAAGCAGGGATATGCACTCGGCTTCTATGCAGGAATAGGAAACACGGCCCCGGGAATATTTACTGGGATTCTCCCATATGCTGTAGCATCCTTGGGCTTGCTGGGCTCATATGCTGCCTGGATGCTCATACTAATCGTTGTGATTCTTATCTTCTTCTTCACTGGTAAGGATCCCTACTATTTCCAGCTTCTTAAGAAATACAACAGAGAGAGAGCAATAGAGGAAGCTAGGAAGCTTGGGCAGGAGCTCATCCCCACTGGTTCAGCAAGAGAGAGCCTCATGAAGGCCTCAAAGCTTTTCAGAACTTGGATATTTGTGATACTGTACTTCACTTCCTTCGGAGGATTTCTTGCCCTAACATCTTGGCTTCCAACATACTGGCAGAAGCTCTTCTCTCTCCCCTCTAGCCAGGCAGGGCTGATCTCAGGGATCCTCTTCTCACTCCTCGCATCCCTCATAAGAGTAGCAGGCGGATGGACCAGCGATAGAGCTGGAGGAGAGAGGGTTGCCGTATTATCCTTCACAGTCATTCTGCTTGGCAGCACGATCATGATGTTAAGTGCATCTTTCTCCATATGCCTGGTTGGTATCCTTGTTCTAGCATTTGGAATGGGCTTCGCCAACGCTTCAACATTCAAGATGATTCCAAAATATGTTCCGGAAGCTATTGGAGGAGCTACTGGGTGGGTTGGAGGTCTAGGAGCTCTTGGAGGCCTCCTTCTTCCTCCCGCAATGGCCTGGTTTGCTCAAGAGTTTGGAACAAGAGGCTATTCGCTCGGCTTTTCGACTTTTGTAGTTCTAAGTGCTATTTCCCTAATCCTCTCTTTCATGGTGTTCAAACTTGCTAGAAAGTAG
- the tsaA gene encoding tRNA (N6-threonylcarbamoyladenosine(37)-N6)-methyltransferase TrmO — protein MSFSYICFKPIGYVRHGKDDDVLKRAWRGVEGYIEILPEYSDGLLNLEGFSHIIVISFLHKIGEDQRKVLRIKHRKLERFGIRIDDIPEVGVFASDSPARPNPIGLSIVRLIRVEGNKLFVSGLDLSDGTPVLDIKPYDHGRQIKEIELPQWAKLLEERIRDRFGPEEERLSP, from the coding sequence ATGAGCTTCTCGTATATATGCTTCAAGCCAATAGGATATGTCAGGCACGGCAAGGATGATGATGTTTTGAAAAGAGCGTGGAGAGGAGTTGAAGGCTATATTGAAATTCTTCCTGAGTATTCTGATGGTCTCCTCAACTTGGAGGGCTTCTCTCATATAATTGTCATATCATTTCTTCACAAAATAGGAGAGGATCAGAGGAAAGTTCTGAGAATTAAGCACAGAAAGCTCGAGAGGTTTGGAATCAGAATAGACGATATTCCAGAAGTGGGGGTTTTTGCCTCCGATAGTCCAGCAAGGCCAAATCCAATTGGCTTGAGCATTGTCAGGTTAATTCGGGTGGAAGGAAACAAGCTCTTTGTCAGTGGATTGGATCTGAGCGATGGCACCCCGGTTCTTGACATAAAGCCCTATGACCATGGTAGGCAGATAAAAGAAATAGAGCTGCCGCAGTGGGCGAAGCTGCTTGAAGAGAGAATAAGAGATAGGTTCGGTCCTGAAGAGGAAAGGCTCTCTCCCTAG
- a CDS encoding nitrate reductase subunit alpha — MNRGNPIEEAKRQLFPKERIGEWIEIDRAGREWEELYRRRWQHDNVVRSTHGVNCTGSCSWKIYVKDGLVVWEHQATDYPSNSPELPDYEPRGCPRGASFSWYLYSPLRIKHPYVRSALLRAWREELSRTNDPVLAWEKIVESEHGRAYKFARGKGGFVRTSWDEALELISAALIYTIRKYGPDRIFGFTPIPAMSMVSYSSGSRFLELIGGVMLSFYDWYADLPPASPQVWGEQTDVPESADWLNSLFIIVWGTNLAMTRTPDAHFLSEARYRGAKVAVITPDYTDVTKFADIWLSPRPGTDGAMAMAMLHVILNEFYVKKSTPYFIDYVKKFTDLPFLVVLERENGQYRTGRFLRASDIGINTENAEWKTVVLNSEGGELSVPNGSIGFRWGKEKKWNLRMEDSLTGKKIDPYLTLLGNHDEIVQVSFPVLGKEAIRGVPARKIRASGGEFLVTTVFDLLVAHAGVSRGLPGDYPESYDDPKPFTPAWQEEITGVSRKAIQQLAIEFAETAEKTKGSSMVIIGPGVNHWFHSDLTYRAIISMLILLGTVGKRGGGLAHYVGQEKVRPIDSWSLLAFALDWQRPPRQQNTTSWMYIHSDQYRFEDLSAKTLSPRARYEHPGDYIVEAVKRGWLPFYPQFTENPIELYKKLSNEGKLKDEEIRKIAAEMIDKGELKFSVEDPDHPASFPRILFIWRANLLASSGKGHEYILKHLVGAESSLSAKESDVRPNLIAMREPIPEGKLDLIITLDFRMSTSAIYSDIILPAATWYEKNDLSTTDLHPFIHPFNQAVPPAWESRSDWDIFVSLSKKFTELACSRLGKVKEIVLVSQLHDTPGELSGEGSKPSISIVERDYCDVHHRMTSLGPLASKSIGAKGISWSSEEEYSELVLINGADDHGHPLIDNDRKAAEAILHLSSVTNGRASLKAFRALSEATGITFDDMEIDASRRTSFTDLASQPRRVLTSPIWSGKEKGTYSPFTLNVENSVPFRTLTGRQHIYIDHPLFIEFEEQLPTYKPPVSFAPFQKGEGEGKIGLVLRYLTPHGKWQIHSTFMDNLFMLTLFRGGPVIWISRHDAEALGVKDNEWVEASNRNGSIVARAVVSDRIPKGVAIMYHAQERTISAGKDPSGTHNSPTRTRIKPTLLAGGYAQISWAFNYYGPTGTQRDELILLRKVGEQK; from the coding sequence ATGAATAGAGGGAATCCAATTGAGGAAGCTAAGAGGCAGCTTTTCCCAAAGGAGAGAATTGGCGAGTGGATAGAGATAGATAGAGCTGGAAGGGAGTGGGAGGAGCTCTATAGAAGAAGGTGGCAGCATGACAATGTAGTAAGATCTACGCATGGGGTTAACTGCACGGGATCATGCAGCTGGAAGATCTACGTGAAGGATGGATTGGTAGTATGGGAGCACCAGGCAACTGATTATCCGTCCAATTCCCCAGAGCTCCCCGACTATGAGCCAAGAGGATGTCCAAGAGGAGCGTCTTTCTCTTGGTATCTATACAGCCCGCTTAGAATAAAGCACCCCTATGTTAGGAGCGCATTGCTAAGGGCCTGGAGAGAGGAACTTTCGAGAACAAATGATCCGGTTCTGGCTTGGGAGAAAATAGTGGAGAGCGAACATGGAAGGGCGTACAAGTTTGCCAGAGGCAAAGGAGGATTTGTTCGAACATCCTGGGATGAAGCTCTCGAGCTAATCTCAGCTGCTCTGATATACACCATAAGGAAATATGGACCGGATAGGATATTCGGCTTCACCCCAATCCCAGCAATGTCAATGGTAAGCTATTCCTCCGGATCAAGGTTCTTGGAGCTAATAGGAGGAGTCATGCTGAGCTTCTATGATTGGTATGCAGATCTTCCACCAGCCTCTCCTCAAGTTTGGGGGGAGCAGACAGACGTACCGGAGAGCGCTGATTGGCTGAACTCTCTATTCATAATTGTTTGGGGGACAAATTTAGCTATGACCAGGACTCCTGATGCTCACTTCCTCTCTGAGGCGAGATACAGAGGAGCAAAGGTTGCTGTCATCACACCAGATTACACCGACGTCACGAAGTTCGCAGACATATGGCTCTCTCCTAGGCCGGGAACTGATGGGGCCATGGCCATGGCTATGTTGCATGTGATTTTGAATGAATTCTACGTGAAGAAAAGCACTCCCTACTTCATTGATTATGTGAAAAAATTTACAGATCTCCCATTCCTAGTAGTTTTGGAAAGGGAAAATGGTCAATATAGGACAGGGAGATTTCTCAGAGCTTCCGATATAGGAATTAATACCGAGAATGCGGAGTGGAAAACAGTCGTACTGAACTCAGAAGGAGGAGAGCTCTCAGTACCAAACGGAAGCATTGGATTCAGGTGGGGAAAGGAGAAAAAATGGAATTTGAGAATGGAGGACTCGCTAACAGGCAAGAAAATCGACCCCTATCTAACTCTCCTCGGCAATCACGATGAGATAGTTCAGGTGAGCTTTCCAGTCCTAGGAAAGGAAGCTATTAGAGGTGTTCCAGCGAGGAAGATCAGAGCGAGCGGGGGTGAGTTCCTCGTTACAACAGTTTTTGATCTTCTAGTAGCTCACGCTGGTGTATCGAGAGGATTGCCTGGGGACTATCCAGAATCCTACGATGATCCAAAACCATTTACTCCTGCTTGGCAGGAGGAAATAACAGGTGTCAGCAGAAAAGCTATTCAGCAGTTAGCCATCGAGTTCGCAGAGACGGCTGAGAAAACAAAGGGAAGCTCGATGGTAATAATAGGTCCTGGAGTTAACCACTGGTTCCATTCAGATCTGACTTACAGGGCAATAATATCCATGCTCATCCTCCTTGGAACTGTGGGAAAGAGAGGAGGAGGGCTTGCCCACTATGTTGGGCAAGAGAAAGTGAGACCGATTGATTCCTGGTCTCTGCTTGCTTTTGCTCTTGATTGGCAGAGACCCCCCAGACAGCAGAACACAACCTCCTGGATGTACATACATTCTGACCAATACAGATTCGAGGACCTCAGCGCAAAAACGCTGAGCCCAAGGGCGAGATACGAGCATCCTGGAGATTACATAGTCGAGGCAGTAAAAAGAGGGTGGCTTCCCTTCTATCCTCAATTCACCGAGAATCCAATTGAGCTTTACAAAAAGCTCAGCAATGAGGGTAAGCTGAAAGACGAGGAAATAAGGAAAATAGCAGCAGAAATGATAGATAAAGGAGAGCTGAAGTTTTCTGTGGAAGATCCAGATCACCCTGCTTCCTTTCCCCGCATTCTTTTTATCTGGAGAGCTAATCTGCTAGCTTCAAGCGGAAAGGGGCACGAATACATACTGAAGCACTTGGTTGGTGCTGAGAGCTCGCTGTCTGCCAAGGAAAGCGACGTTAGGCCAAACCTTATTGCTATGAGGGAACCTATACCCGAGGGGAAGCTCGATCTAATTATCACTCTCGACTTCAGGATGAGCACCAGTGCCATTTACTCAGACATAATCCTTCCAGCAGCAACATGGTATGAGAAGAACGATCTGAGCACAACAGATCTCCATCCATTCATTCATCCATTCAATCAAGCAGTCCCTCCTGCATGGGAATCAAGAAGCGACTGGGACATATTTGTATCACTATCAAAGAAGTTCACAGAATTAGCGTGCTCTAGGCTAGGAAAGGTGAAGGAAATTGTTCTCGTTTCTCAGCTTCATGACACGCCTGGAGAGCTGAGCGGAGAAGGGTCAAAGCCTTCCATATCAATTGTGGAGAGGGACTATTGCGATGTGCACCATAGAATGACATCTCTTGGACCTCTAGCCTCAAAATCTATAGGAGCCAAGGGCATTTCGTGGAGCTCGGAGGAAGAATATTCAGAGCTCGTATTAATAAATGGAGCAGATGATCATGGTCATCCATTAATTGATAATGACAGGAAGGCTGCGGAAGCTATATTGCATCTATCGAGTGTTACTAATGGAAGAGCATCACTGAAAGCCTTCAGAGCTCTCTCTGAAGCTACAGGCATTACATTCGATGATATGGAAATCGATGCATCAAGAAGAACAAGCTTCACGGACTTGGCTTCTCAGCCAAGGAGGGTTCTAACTTCCCCCATATGGAGCGGGAAAGAAAAAGGTACTTATTCCCCCTTCACTCTCAACGTGGAGAATTCGGTTCCATTCAGGACGCTGACTGGCAGACAGCATATCTACATTGATCATCCCCTGTTTATTGAGTTCGAAGAACAGCTCCCGACCTACAAGCCACCTGTGTCTTTTGCCCCATTCCAAAAAGGAGAAGGCGAGGGGAAGATCGGTCTAGTGCTGAGATATTTAACTCCGCATGGAAAGTGGCAGATTCACTCTACCTTCATGGATAACCTCTTCATGCTAACTCTATTCAGAGGAGGGCCGGTCATCTGGATAAGCAGGCATGATGCAGAGGCTCTCGGTGTGAAGGATAACGAATGGGTTGAGGCATCGAACAGAAACGGATCAATTGTAGCGAGAGCTGTTGTGAGCGATAGAATACCAAAGGGAGTGGCTATAATGTATCATGCTCAGGAGAGAACAATATCCGCAGGAAAAGATCCATCGGGCACTCACAACAGTCCAACTAGAACAAGAATAAAGCCAACGCTCCTTGCGGGGGGATATGCCCAGATAAGTTGGGCATTCAATTACTATGGTCCAACCGGAACTCAGAGAGATGAGCTAATACTTCTTAGAAAAGTAGGTGAGCAAAAATGA